The genomic DNA TAGAGCCAGGTGGGGTTGGCGGCGTCCGTCTGGACCAGTTTGATGAACTCGGTCGAGGGAGTGAGATATCCCACCTCCCAGGTGGCTACGCCGTCATTGCTTCCGGTGTTCCAGCGTGCATAGTTCGCTGTCCAGCCTTCGGGCAGCTCCGGAGCCAGCGGGCTGTAACCGGCATCGCCGGCGGCCTGGTTGGCAACAGCTGCCACATCAACGTCCCGCGCCTGCATTTTGGGGGCGGGGTTCATCAGCACCGGAACCAGGCACAGCGCCAGTGTGAGCCCGGTGGCGATCAGCATCCCCATGACCGTGGCGTTGGCACGTTTGGCCTGTTTGCCGGTCAGGACCGGAGTCACTGTTTCCGGTTCGGAAGTGTTGATCTGCTGCTTTGGATCCGGTTGCGTTTCACTCACCCCTCCATGATCGCTTATACGGGTAAGAAGTCCTACTTCGCACCCGTTCGCCGTGCTCCGGTCCGTGCCCGGGGTGGTGGCTTTGAACACGCAGACTATGATCGGACAAACGCCTTCTGCTCCTTAGCCGGTGTCCGCAGACGGTTTACATCGAAATTTCGAAGATGAGGTTTGACGTGTCCAAAGGTGCCCAGTACTCAACTCTTTCCCCCGCATTGGCTGTCGGGGACTCCGAGCCGGACCGGAACCTGGCCCTCGAGCTGGTCCGTGTCACCGAGGCCGCGGCCATTGCCGGCGGCCACTGGGTGGGTTTCGGTGACAAGAACGCAGCCGACGGCGCTGCCGTCGACGCCATGCGCTCCCTGATCTCCACCGTCCACTTCAACGGCGTCGTAGTCATCGGTGAAGGCGAGAAGGACGAAGCCCCCATGCTGTACAACGGTGAGCACGTGGGTGACGGCACCGGCGCCCTGTGCGACGTGGCGGTGGACCCGATTGACGGCACCCGCCTCACCGCCCTGGGCATCAACAACGCCCTGGCAGTGCTTGCCGTGGCCGAACGCGGCACCATGTTCGACCCGTCTGCAGTCTTCTACATGGAAAAGCTGGTCACCGGGCCCGAGGCAGCCGACATGGTTGACCTGCGCCTGCCGGTCAAGCAGAACCTGCACCTGATCGCCAAGGCCAAGGGCAAGAAGATCAACCAGCTCAACGTGATGATCCTGGAACGCGACCGGCACAAGCCCCTGGTGCAGGAAATCCGCGACGCCGGTGCCCGCACCCGGATGCTGATGGACGGCGACGTTGCCGGCGGCATTGCGGCCGCACGCGAAGGTACCGACGTTGATGCGCTGATGGGCATCGGCGGCACCCCCGAAGGCATCATTACCGCCTGCGCCATCAAGACGCTGGGCGGTGTCATCCAGGGCCGCCTGTGGCCCACCTCCGATGATGAGAAGCAGAAGGCGATCGACGCCGGACACGACCTTGACCGTGTGATGACCACCAATGACCTGGTCACCAGCGACAACTGCTACTTCGCGGCCACCGGCATCACCGACGGTGACCTGCTGCGCGGCGTGCGCTACAAGAAGGACCGCGTGCTCACCCAGTCCATCGTGATGCGCTCCAAGTCCGGCACCATCCGCGTGGTGGACGGCGAACACCAGGCGCACAAATGGGAGTCCTACGCCCGCTCCAACTAATCCACGCGGGCTCAAACAGCAGGCGGCCGGGGGAATTCCCCGGCCGCCTGCTGTTTTTTTAGGCTGTTCGTTGCTGCGCCCCGGAATCCCGGGCGCCCCGCCGGACGCGCAGCAGGACCGTCGCCAGCACCACAACGGCGGCGGCAGCGATGGCGGCCACCGCCGTCGACGTCGATTCAAGCCCGCCGTTAAGCCGGGAGACGGCGATCCAGGCCAAACCCCAGGCCAGGGAGGCCGCGGGGGCAAGGCGGCCATGGCCTGCGGCAGCCAGCGCCACTCCAATGCCGGCCGCCACGGCCAGGACACCCCAGGCCCAGATCTCGGGCGCTATCCCGAATCCCCGGAATCCTTCCGAGGTAAGGGCGGAGGCGGTATTGGCTGCCGTGGCCACGCACACCCAGCCGAGGTAGAGGCCCAGCGTGCCGTCAACGGCAATCCACTCCGGCCAGCTGCGGCCGGCGCGTGTGGTGACATACCGGCGGAAGCAGACCGCCAGGACAACCAGCAGCAAAACAATCACCACCACGCTCAGGATTACCGCACCGGCCTGCACTGTGAGGATCCACGCGGCATTGAGCAGAAGGGACGCCGCCACCAGCCAGCCGAGCGAACGCTGGCGGTCTGAGCTGCGCTGGGAAGGGAACCACTGGTAGAGCGTGTAGAGGCCCAGGCCGGTGTAGATGACGGACCAGATGGAGAATGCGGGGCTGGCCGGGGCCAGATAGGTGGCGTCGGCGCTGAGGGCACCGCCGGCTGCCTCCGCGATGGGTGTGCCTCCGAACACGCCCACTCCGATCATGGAACCCACGATGCAGACCAGGAAGCAGACCGTCACCGTGATTTGGCGGGCGAGGTCCGGTCCACGGTAACCGGTTCGCGCTGTACGGGGGCTGGAAGCTTCAGTACTCATAGTCGACCGTAACAAAGCCGGCCTGCAGAGCGCAGTCCCCTGGAAGGTGCCGGATACCGTTTCGGAGCCCTGCGGCACGGCGAAGTAGGCTGGAAGGCATGACACTGCGCGTTACCCCCTGCTCCGATGCCGCTTCCTGGAATGAAACCGTCAACCGCTTCAGCGGACACCCCCAGCAGTTGTGGGGCTGGGGAAAAACCAAAGCCCAGCATGGCTGGCGCGTTGACCGGGTCCTCGTCACAGATGAAGCGGGGACTGTGCTGGGCAGCGCGCAGGTGCTGCTTCGCGCCCTGCCCTTCCCTTTCCGGGCCCTGGCCTACATCCCGCGCGGCCCGCAGGGACTGCCGGGACGGGAACTGGACGTCCTGGACGCGGTGGGCGGGTACGTAAAGAACACCCATCACGCCGTCGCGCTGTCCATCGAACCCGACTGGGACGCTGAAGGGCCGCTGGCCGCCGGCCTGCCGGGCCTGGGCTACCGCAGCAGCGATAACACCATCCTTATTGGCCGGACCCTGATCCTGGACCTCCGGCGGAGCCTGGACGAGCTCTCCGGGGACATGAGCAAAAAGCACCGGCAGTACATCCGCAAGTCCGGACGCGAGGACCTGGACTACCGGAGGGTAACCCGCGAGGAGATTGCCAAGTGCCTGGCCGTCTACAAGCTCACCGCCCAGCGGGCGAATTTCGGGATCCACGAAGATTCCTACTACCTGGACATCTTCGACAACCTGGGCGAAGATTCCCCGGTTTATGCCGCGTTCAAGGGCGAGGACGTCGTGGCCTTCCTCTGGCTGTCCACCAGCGGCTACACCTCCTTTGAGCTCTACGGCGGCATGACCGAGGAAGGGGAGCGGCTTCGGGCAAACTACGCCCTGAAATGGCACGCCATTTCCGACATGAAGGAACGCGGCATCACCCGTTATGACTTCAACGGCCTGCTCAATGACGGAGTGTCCAAGTTCAAGATGGGGTGGGCCAAGCACGAGGACCAGCTGGCAGGCACCTGGGACAAGCCGTTGTCACCGCTCTATCCCCTCTTTTCCTCCGCGCTTCCGCTGGCCAAGTCAGGGATGCGCAAGGCACGCACGCTCCTCGCAGGCCTAAAGGGGCGCCTCGGGCGCTAGCCATCGCCGTGCGGCGGCGGCTCCGTTCCCCGGGAACCGAACCACAGCCGCACGGCATCCGACGGCGGGGGAGTCCGCTTAGACCGACACGTCCAGCGTCGGCTCGCCACTGTCCTGGCCGACCACTGACCCCACCGTGACGGCGAACGCCAGCGCGCCGTCGTCGTGCTGGGCGGAGTCCGTGGCGAGAGCAGCGGTCACGGGCGCATCCGCGGCCGGCAGGAACGCGCTCTGGCCCGCCTCGAGGACCAGGCTCCCCGCGGGGGAGGAGAGCAGCATGCTGCCGCGCACCACAATCAGGACCGCGGGCCCGTTCTGCGCCACCGGTACGGGGGCCGCATCCGAGTCCGGACCGGACGCCAGCTGCAGCCGCTGCAGCTGGAATTCCTCGAACGGCGGGCGGTAGAGTTCCTGCCCGGCACCGGTGCGCTCCGCAGCAACGGAGGGAATGCCCACGGGATGGAAATCCACGGTTTTCAGCAGCTCGGGGACGTCTACGTGCTTGGAGGTCAGCCCTCCGCGCAGCACGTTGTCCGAGGACGCCATGACTTCCACACCCAGCCCGCTCAGATAGGCGTGCACATTGCCGGCAGGCAGATACACGGCGTCGCCGGGCTCCAGCGATACGCGGTTGAGCAATAGCGAGATCAGAACCCCGGGGTCGCCGGGATGGAAGCCGTGCAGTTCTGCCACGGTGGCCAGTTCCCGGGCGTAGGCGCCGTCATCGGCGGTCACCGCTGCTGCCGCCGCTGCCAGCTCCACGGCAGTGTGCACCTCGTCGCCGTCGGCAATCAAAGTGCTGAACACCGAGCGCAGCCGCTCCGGGGCCGGATGGCCGGAGGATAGCTCGGCAACGATCCATTCCAGCAGGTCCGGAACCTGACGTCCGGCACCGTCGATCGCCCGGTTGACGGTGCGGAAAAGCTCCGCTGCCTCGTCCGGGTCCCGGAAGCCGCACAGCGCCTCGAAGGGCGTCAGAGCGAAAATCATTTCGGGTTTGTGGTTGCGGTCCTTGTAGTTGCGTTCCCGGGCGCCACGGTCCACGCCGGCGGCCTCCTCGGCGGCATAACCGGCAGCGGCCTGGTCCGGAGTGGGATGGACCTGCAGGGACAACGGGGAGCCGGCAGCCAGGATCTTGGCCAGGAAAGGCAGTTCGCCGCCGAAGCGTGCGGCGATGTCCGGGCCCAGCGTGGGGCCGGGATCCGCAGAGATCAGCTCATCAAGGGTTTGCGCGCCCTCGGCGGCAGGTACCAGAACGGACGGTGCGCCGGAGTGGGCGCCGATCCACATCTCTGCCTCAGGCTCACCGGACGGCTCCCGGCCGAAAAGCCCGGCCATCGCGGTGGTGGATCCCCATGCGTAGGGTCGAATGGTATTCCGGAGCAGGTACATGGGTCTCTTTCGGCTGCTGGTTGGAATGGGATGCTCGCAGGGTGCGGGTTACCCCGGGCTGCACTCGCCGTTGTTGTTCAGGAGTGCACCCAGGGTTGCGTCGTCCTGGATTTCCGCCAGGTACTGGAGGTATTCGACGG from Arthrobacter zhangbolii includes the following:
- a CDS encoding DUF4245 domain-containing protein, which produces MSETQPDPKQQINTSEPETVTPVLTGKQAKRANATVMGMLIATGLTLALCLVPVLMNPAPKMQARDVDVAAVANQAAGDAGYSPLAPELPEGWTANYARWNTGSNDGVATWEVGYLTPSTEFIKLVQTDAANPTWLYQSTGDSTVAGERPAGGVTWELRDSKNGEAAMVADVEGQTVVLSGSADLSEFDVLAEHVVRELRGN
- the glpX gene encoding class II fructose-bisphosphatase codes for the protein MRFDVSKGAQYSTLSPALAVGDSEPDRNLALELVRVTEAAAIAGGHWVGFGDKNAADGAAVDAMRSLISTVHFNGVVVIGEGEKDEAPMLYNGEHVGDGTGALCDVAVDPIDGTRLTALGINNALAVLAVAERGTMFDPSAVFYMEKLVTGPEAADMVDLRLPVKQNLHLIAKAKGKKINQLNVMILERDRHKPLVQEIRDAGARTRMLMDGDVAGGIAAAREGTDVDALMGIGGTPEGIITACAIKTLGGVIQGRLWPTSDDEKQKAIDAGHDLDRVMTTNDLVTSDNCYFAATGITDGDLLRGVRYKKDRVLTQSIVMRSKSGTIRVVDGEHQAHKWESYARSN
- a CDS encoding tryptophan-rich sensory protein, with the translated sequence MSTEASSPRTARTGYRGPDLARQITVTVCFLVCIVGSMIGVGVFGGTPIAEAAGGALSADATYLAPASPAFSIWSVIYTGLGLYTLYQWFPSQRSSDRQRSLGWLVAASLLLNAAWILTVQAGAVILSVVVIVLLLVVLAVCFRRYVTTRAGRSWPEWIAVDGTLGLYLGWVCVATAANTASALTSEGFRGFGIAPEIWAWGVLAVAAGIGVALAAAGHGRLAPAASLAWGLAWIAVSRLNGGLESTSTAVAAIAAAAVVVLATVLLRVRRGARDSGAQQRTA
- a CDS encoding lipid II:glycine glycyltransferase FemX; translated protein: MTLRVTPCSDAASWNETVNRFSGHPQQLWGWGKTKAQHGWRVDRVLVTDEAGTVLGSAQVLLRALPFPFRALAYIPRGPQGLPGRELDVLDAVGGYVKNTHHAVALSIEPDWDAEGPLAAGLPGLGYRSSDNTILIGRTLILDLRRSLDELSGDMSKKHRQYIRKSGREDLDYRRVTREEIAKCLAVYKLTAQRANFGIHEDSYYLDIFDNLGEDSPVYAAFKGEDVVAFLWLSTSGYTSFELYGGMTEEGERLRANYALKWHAISDMKERGITRYDFNGLLNDGVSKFKMGWAKHEDQLAGTWDKPLSPLYPLFSSALPLAKSGMRKARTLLAGLKGRLGR
- the manA gene encoding mannose-6-phosphate isomerase, class I; the encoded protein is MYLLRNTIRPYAWGSTTAMAGLFGREPSGEPEAEMWIGAHSGAPSVLVPAAEGAQTLDELISADPGPTLGPDIAARFGGELPFLAKILAAGSPLSLQVHPTPDQAAAGYAAEEAAGVDRGARERNYKDRNHKPEMIFALTPFEALCGFRDPDEAAELFRTVNRAIDGAGRQVPDLLEWIVAELSSGHPAPERLRSVFSTLIADGDEVHTAVELAAAAAAVTADDGAYARELATVAELHGFHPGDPGVLISLLLNRVSLEPGDAVYLPAGNVHAYLSGLGVEVMASSDNVLRGGLTSKHVDVPELLKTVDFHPVGIPSVAAERTGAGQELYRPPFEEFQLQRLQLASGPDSDAAPVPVAQNGPAVLIVVRGSMLLSSPAGSLVLEAGQSAFLPAADAPVTAALATDSAQHDDGALAFAVTVGSVVGQDSGEPTLDVSV